The Amycolatopsis coloradensis sequence CCGAAGAGCCCGCACTGCCGACGCTGCTGACTTCAGGTGGCTTCCGCAAGGCCGTCGAGGACGCTCAGGACTCTTGGCGTTCGGTGATCTCCACGGCGGTGCGGCTCGGCATCCCGACCCCGGGCTTCTCGACCGCGCTCGCCTACTACGACGGTCTGCGCGCGGAGCGGCTCCCCGCCGCACTGGTGCAGGGGCAGCGGGACTACTTCGGTGCCCACACGTACCGCCGCGTCGACCGCGAAGGTTCGTTCCACACCGCCTGGGCAGCCGACGGCCGCCCCGAGTCCTCGGCCTGACAGAGCTGAAGGGGACTTTCCCCGCATAAGACGCCACGAAGGGGCCCTTCACCGCATGGCATGCGGTCGATGTCCTCCGCCGACGGTCTTCCACCGAGACACCCCGTTCCGGATGGACCCCCGGCTGGGGCCTGGGGCTTGGCCCCGGAAGACTCGAGCTCAAGCATCGAGGGACCCGTCCAGAGGCGCGCCATCGGTCAGGTGCGGCGCGATCTTGTTGTCGAACACGGACAGCGCCGAGCCGATGGCCATGTGCATGTCGAGGTACTTGTAGGTACCGAGACGGCCGCCGAACAGCACGTTCTTGTTCTTGGCCTCGGCCTTCGCCAGCTCGCGGTAGGCCTCGAGCTTCTCGCGGTTCTCCGGGGTGTTGATCGGGTAGTACGGCTCATCGGCCTCGCCGGCGAAGCGGGAGTACTCGCGGAAGACGACCGTCTTGTCGTTCGGGTAGTGCTTGCGCTCCGGGTGGAAATGCCGGAACTCGATGATCCGGGTGTAGGGCACTTCTTCGTCGTTGTAGTTGACGACCGAGGCTCCCTGGAAGTCACCCGTCTCGACGACCTCGGATTCGAAGTCCACGGTGCGCCAGGTGAAGCGGCCCGCGGAGTAGTCGAAGTAGCGGTCCAGCGGCCCGGTGTAGACGGTCGGGGTGCCGGCGGGGATGTGCTCGCGGACGTCGAAGTAGTCGACGTTCAGCCGGACCTCGATGTTTTCGTGCTCCGCCATCTTCTCCAGCCACGCGGTGTAGCCGTTGACCGGCAGACCCTCGTAGGTGTCGTTGAAGTAGCGGTTGTCGAAGGTGTAGCGGACCGGGAGCCGGGTGATGATGTCGGCGCCGAGGTTCTTCGGGTCGTTCTCCCACTGCTTGGCCGTGTAGCCGCGGATGAACGCCTCGTAGAGCGGGCGGCCGATCAGCGAGATCGCCTTCTCTTCGAGGTTCTGCGCGTTCGCGGTCTCGAACTCCGACGCCTGCTTGGCGATCAGCTCGCGGGCCTCGTCCGGCGTGTGCGACTTGCCGAAGAACTGGTTGATCAGCGCCAGGTTCATCGGCAGCGGGTACACCTGACCCTGGTACTTGCCGAACACGCGGTGCTGGTAGTTCGTGAACTCGGTGAAGCGGTTGACGTACTCCCACACACGCTTGTTGGAGGTGTGGAACAGGTGCGCACCGTAACGGTGCACCTCGATCCCGGTCTCGGGCTCGGCCTCGGAATAGGCGTTGCCACCGATGTGGTGACGCCGTTCCAGCACGAGGACCTTCTTGCCGAGCTCGGCCGCGGCCCGTTCGGCGACGGTCAGCCCGAAGAATCCGGACCCGACCACGATGAGGTCGTAGCCGGTGAAATCGGCTTCAGTAATCTTGTCGGGGTTCGTGTGCGCGCTCACGGGCGTCGAGGGTACGCACGTCGACTCCGTGCCCTGCAGCGAGCACCGGTTTTCACCTTCGACAGACACATTTAGGAAGCAGTGCCTACTCCGGACACCTTCTGGTCCTACTTCGGTGCGACCCTCACTTACCTGGCCGTCCTGGCGGTCCCCGGCGGGATCGTCGGCCGGGCCGCGGGCCTGCGCGGCTGGGCCCTGGCGGGCCTGGCCCCACTGCTGTCCTACACGGTAACCGGACTGGCCGGTCCGTGGCTGGCACTCGC is a genomic window containing:
- the glf gene encoding UDP-galactopyranose mutase; protein product: MSAHTNPDKITEADFTGYDLIVVGSGFFGLTVAERAAAELGKKVLVLERRHHIGGNAYSEAEPETGIEVHRYGAHLFHTSNKRVWEYVNRFTEFTNYQHRVFGKYQGQVYPLPMNLALINQFFGKSHTPDEARELIAKQASEFETANAQNLEEKAISLIGRPLYEAFIRGYTAKQWENDPKNLGADIITRLPVRYTFDNRYFNDTYEGLPVNGYTAWLEKMAEHENIEVRLNVDYFDVREHIPAGTPTVYTGPLDRYFDYSAGRFTWRTVDFESEVVETGDFQGASVVNYNDEEVPYTRIIEFRHFHPERKHYPNDKTVVFREYSRFAGEADEPYYPINTPENREKLEAYRELAKAEAKNKNVLFGGRLGTYKYLDMHMAIGSALSVFDNKIAPHLTDGAPLDGSLDA